A genomic stretch from Bradyrhizobium quebecense includes:
- a CDS encoding DUF2189 domain-containing protein — protein sequence MSVSGKLDPVVRRIRVADIAEALGQGLRDFQAVPLYGLMFGAIYTLGGNAILLCLTALGMVYLAYPLAAGFALIGPFVAIGLYEISRRREAGEPISLGAIWSKLRSRGEIGWMAFVTLFVFVIWMYQVRLLLALLLGLNVSFSSFREFLTVVLTTNEGLLFLAIGNADGAALSLILFSLTVISFPLLLDREVDFVTAMITSVRAVVTSPLPMIGWAAVIVVLLIVSAIPYFLGLLVTIPVLGHTTWHLYRRVVVPVGSFADPMLRRE from the coding sequence ATGTCGGTTTCTGGCAAGCTCGATCCGGTGGTGCGCAGGATCCGCGTGGCTGATATCGCGGAGGCGCTGGGGCAGGGGCTGCGCGATTTCCAGGCCGTGCCGCTCTACGGACTGATGTTCGGTGCGATCTACACGCTCGGCGGCAATGCGATCCTGCTGTGCCTGACCGCGCTCGGCATGGTCTATCTGGCCTATCCGCTCGCGGCGGGCTTTGCGCTGATCGGCCCGTTCGTTGCGATCGGTCTTTACGAGATCAGCAGGCGCCGCGAGGCGGGCGAGCCGATTTCGCTCGGCGCGATCTGGTCAAAGCTGCGCTCGCGTGGTGAAATTGGCTGGATGGCGTTCGTCACGCTGTTTGTGTTCGTGATCTGGATGTATCAGGTGAGGCTGCTGCTCGCGCTGCTGCTCGGGCTCAACGTTTCCTTTTCCAGCTTCCGCGAATTCCTGACGGTGGTGCTGACCACCAATGAGGGCCTCTTGTTCCTTGCCATCGGCAATGCCGACGGGGCGGCGCTGTCGCTGATTCTGTTCTCGCTGACCGTGATATCGTTCCCGCTGCTGCTGGATCGGGAGGTCGACTTCGTCACCGCCATGATCACGAGCGTGCGTGCCGTCGTGACGAGCCCGCTGCCCATGATTGGGTGGGCGGCGGTGATCGTCGTGCTATTGATTGTCTCGGCGATCCCGTATTTCCTGGGCCTGCTCGTGACGATTCCGGTGCTGGGCCACACGACCTGGCATCTCTACCGTCGCGTCGTGGTTCCGGTCGGTTCCTTTGCCGATCCGATGCTGCGAAGGGAGTGA
- a CDS encoding alpha/beta fold hydrolase produces MDNTMPILLVPGLICSPRIFAPVIPALWRCGPVTVANHVRDDNMGAIARRILAEAPPRFALAGHSMGGYIAFEIMRQAPERVAKLALMSTQARADTPEATARRRGMIERAKNGQYRSVVDELFPGFVHPSRQGDASLRRIVDDMSEDVGAEAFIRQQNAVLSRPDSRPSMAWIRCPTLVLTSDTDNTVPNALSDEMANGIPGAKLVVLANCGHLPQLEQPQACADALVEWLRN; encoded by the coding sequence ATGGACAATACGATGCCGATCCTGCTCGTCCCGGGCCTCATCTGCTCACCGCGGATCTTTGCCCCGGTCATCCCGGCGCTGTGGCGGTGCGGGCCGGTCACGGTCGCCAACCATGTCAGGGACGACAATATGGGGGCGATCGCCCGCCGGATCCTGGCCGAGGCGCCGCCGCGCTTTGCCCTCGCCGGACATTCGATGGGCGGCTACATCGCCTTCGAGATCATGCGCCAGGCCCCCGAGCGGGTTGCGAAACTGGCGCTGATGAGCACCCAGGCGAGGGCTGACACCCCGGAAGCAACCGCGCGCCGCCGCGGCATGATCGAGCGCGCCAAAAACGGTCAGTACCGGAGCGTGGTCGACGAGCTGTTTCCGGGCTTCGTGCATCCGTCGCGGCAGGGCGATGCAAGCCTGCGCCGGATCGTCGACGACATGAGCGAGGACGTCGGCGCCGAGGCCTTCATCCGCCAGCAGAACGCCGTGCTCAGCCGGCCGGATTCTCGGCCGAGCATGGCCTGGATCAGGTGCCCGACCCTGGTGCTGACCTCGGATACCGACAACACCGTGCCGAACGCGCTGTCGGACGAGATGGCCAACGGCATCCCCGGGGCCAAGCTCGTGGTGCTCGCCAATTGCGGTCACCTGCCCCAACTGGAGCAGCCGCAGGCCTGCGCCGATGCGCTGGTTGAATGGCTCAGGAACTAG
- a CDS encoding FAD-dependent oxidoreductase: MADQQAPSGPDLTQGVALSDFSGTMLLGHVGDADVLLVRSGADIFAIDAHCSHYHGPLAEGLVEGEIVHCPWHHACFDVRIGEATAAPAFNALAVWKVEREGDRIIVREKREQPKPRVKGPRDAPGSIVIVGGGAAGFAAAEMLRRQDYRGSIVMLSGETAPPVDRPNLSKDFLAGSAPEDWLPLKPDDFYTDAAIDLRLRTEVKSIDTGRRNVVLAGGEELSYDRLLLATGAEPLRLPIPGADQPHVHVLRTLDDCRAIIASASGARRAVVIGASFIGLEVAASLRAREVEVHVVGLEQRPLERVLGPEMGDFVRALHEEHGVVFHLGDTVTAIEGKRAHLKSGPVLDADLVVVGVGVKPRLALAEGAGLAIDRGVKVDGHLETSVPGIYAAGDIVRWPDPHSGGNIRVEHWVVAERQGQTAARNMLGQREVFDAVPFFWSQHYDVPINYVGHAEQWDEIAVDGSIAARDCVLRYKHRGRVLAVASIYRDRESLEAEMAMQRAAA, from the coding sequence ATGGCCGATCAGCAAGCTCCTTCCGGTCCGGATCTGACACAAGGCGTGGCGCTCTCCGACTTCTCGGGCACGATGTTGCTCGGCCATGTCGGCGACGCGGACGTGCTGCTGGTGCGTTCGGGGGCGGATATCTTCGCCATCGACGCGCATTGCAGCCATTACCACGGCCCGCTCGCCGAAGGCCTGGTCGAGGGCGAGATCGTCCATTGCCCCTGGCATCACGCCTGCTTTGATGTTCGTATCGGTGAAGCGACCGCCGCGCCCGCCTTCAACGCGCTCGCCGTCTGGAAGGTCGAGCGAGAGGGCGATCGCATCATCGTGCGCGAGAAGCGCGAGCAGCCGAAGCCCCGCGTCAAGGGCCCGCGCGATGCGCCCGGCAGCATCGTGATCGTCGGCGGAGGCGCGGCAGGCTTTGCCGCCGCCGAGATGCTGCGACGGCAGGACTATCGCGGCAGCATCGTCATGCTGAGCGGCGAGACCGCGCCGCCGGTGGATCGGCCGAACCTGTCAAAGGACTTCCTCGCCGGCAGCGCGCCGGAAGACTGGCTGCCGCTGAAGCCGGACGATTTCTATACCGACGCGGCGATCGATCTAAGGCTCAGGACCGAGGTCAAGTCGATCGACACCGGCCGCCGCAACGTCGTGCTCGCCGGCGGCGAGGAGCTCAGCTATGACCGGCTGCTGCTGGCGACCGGCGCGGAGCCGCTACGGCTGCCGATCCCGGGCGCGGACCAGCCCCACGTTCATGTGTTGCGCACTCTCGACGATTGCCGGGCGATCATCGCCTCGGCCAGCGGAGCGCGACGCGCGGTTGTGATCGGCGCGAGCTTCATCGGGCTCGAGGTTGCGGCCTCGTTGCGTGCGAGGGAGGTCGAGGTTCACGTGGTCGGGCTGGAACAACGGCCGCTGGAGCGCGTGCTCGGGCCTGAGATGGGCGATTTCGTCCGCGCGCTGCACGAGGAGCATGGCGTCGTCTTCCATCTTGGCGACACGGTGACCGCGATCGAAGGCAAGCGCGCGCATCTGAAGAGCGGGCCGGTGCTCGATGCCGATCTCGTCGTGGTCGGGGTCGGCGTAAAGCCGCGGCTGGCGCTGGCGGAAGGAGCTGGGCTCGCAATCGATCGCGGCGTGAAAGTGGACGGCCATCTCGAGACCAGCGTTCCCGGCATCTATGCGGCCGGCGATATCGTGCGCTGGCCCGATCCGCACAGCGGCGGGAATATCCGTGTCGAGCACTGGGTGGTGGCCGAGCGCCAGGGCCAGACCGCCGCGCGGAATATGCTCGGGCAGCGCGAGGTGTTCGATGCGGTGCCGTTCTTCTGGAGCCAGCATTACGACGTCCCGATTAACTATGTCGGCCACGCCGAGCAGTGGGACGAGATCGCGGTGGACGGCAGCATCGCCGCCAGGGATTGCGTGCTCCGCTACAAGCACCGCGGTCGCGTGCTCGCGGTCGCGTCGATCTATCGCGACCGCGAAAGCCTTGAGGCCGAGATGGCAATGCAGCGGGCGGCAGCCTGA
- a CDS encoding mandelate racemase/muconate lactonizing enzyme family protein — translation MTSANPDMTIRDIRVTMLRLPWADDRWLKGAALGATRDILICDVETSGGITGMGYLFVFRPAMQSIAACLDECIIPRVIGKDATAIEAIWRDLWTATMTYGRGGIAAMAMSALDIALWDAVGKRAGLPLHRLWGHYRSEIPIYGSGCFRGAGGDGMIEKALHFVKQGYKAIKMQVAHVHTPAQDLDNVRRMREALGPDIDIMIDVNMGWSADVAIEMGRKFEKYDIYWLEEPVPADDFAGYQRIAAALDMRVVGGETHFTRYDLRPFFLNPCLPILQPDPMRGDMTDLRKIAALADTFGITIAPHLFPELNVHLLASIPNGIWCENMALIDDLWVDPPEIANGMITAPERPGHGLKFKDEVLKFKI, via the coding sequence ATGACCTCAGCCAATCCAGACATGACCATCCGCGACATCCGCGTGACGATGCTGCGGCTGCCCTGGGCCGACGACCGCTGGCTGAAGGGCGCAGCGCTGGGCGCGACGCGCGATATCCTGATCTGCGACGTCGAGACATCCGGCGGCATCACCGGCATGGGCTATCTGTTCGTGTTCCGCCCGGCGATGCAGTCGATCGCGGCCTGTCTGGACGAGTGCATCATCCCGCGCGTCATCGGCAAGGATGCCACCGCGATCGAGGCGATCTGGCGCGATCTGTGGACCGCGACGATGACCTATGGCCGCGGCGGCATCGCCGCGATGGCGATGTCGGCGCTCGACATCGCGCTGTGGGATGCGGTGGGAAAACGCGCCGGCCTGCCGCTGCACCGGCTGTGGGGACACTATCGCTCGGAAATCCCGATCTATGGTTCCGGATGCTTCCGTGGCGCCGGCGGCGACGGGATGATCGAGAAGGCGCTGCATTTCGTCAAGCAGGGCTACAAGGCGATCAAGATGCAGGTCGCGCACGTTCACACGCCCGCGCAGGACCTCGACAACGTGCGCCGCATGCGCGAGGCGCTCGGGCCCGACATCGACATCATGATCGATGTCAACATGGGCTGGAGCGCCGATGTCGCCATCGAGATGGGACGCAAGTTCGAGAAGTACGATATCTACTGGCTCGAGGAGCCGGTGCCTGCCGATGATTTCGCCGGCTATCAGCGCATCGCGGCTGCGCTCGACATGCGCGTGGTCGGCGGCGAGACGCATTTCACGCGCTACGATCTGCGGCCGTTCTTCCTCAATCCCTGCCTGCCGATCCTGCAACCCGACCCGATGCGCGGCGACATGACCGACCTGCGCAAGATCGCGGCGCTTGCGGACACGTTCGGCATCACCATCGCGCCGCATCTGTTTCCCGAGCTCAATGTGCACCTCTTGGCTTCGATCCCGAACGGCATCTGGTGCGAGAACATGGCCCTGATCGACGACCTCTGGGTCGATCCGCCGGAGATTGCCAATGGCATGATCACCGCGCCGGAGCGGCCGGGGCATGGGCTCAAATTCAAGGATGAGGTGCTGAAGTTCAAGATCTAG
- a CDS encoding GatB/YqeY domain-containing protein, translated as MLRDDINTAVKEAMKAKDERKLSTLRMVNSTIKNADIDARGQGKPPLSDADLLSVLQKMIKQRQESVELYDKGGRAELAAQEREEIAVISAYLPKQMSDDDVKAAIAAVIAETNAAGIKDMGKVIGALKAKYAGQMDFGKASGLVKAALAG; from the coding sequence ATGCTGCGCGACGACATCAATACGGCGGTCAAGGAAGCGATGAAGGCGAAGGACGAGCGCAAGCTCTCCACGCTGCGCATGGTCAATTCGACCATCAAGAACGCCGACATCGACGCGCGCGGGCAGGGCAAGCCGCCACTCTCCGATGCCGACCTTCTGAGCGTCCTGCAGAAGATGATCAAGCAGCGCCAGGAATCGGTCGAGCTCTACGACAAGGGCGGCCGTGCCGAGCTCGCCGCCCAGGAGCGCGAGGAGATTGCCGTGATCTCGGCGTACCTGCCGAAGCAGATGTCCGACGACGACGTGAAGGCCGCGATCGCGGCTGTTATCGCCGAGACCAATGCCGCAGGGATCAAGGACATGGGCAAGGTGATCGGCGCCCTGAAGGCGAAATACGCCGGCCAGATGGATTTCGGCAAGGCCAGCGGCCTGGTGAAGGCGGCGCTCGCGGGATAG
- a CDS encoding SRPBCC family protein, whose amino-acid sequence MSKPDYVYVTYIETTAEKLWHALTSSDFTERFWFGYRVTSDWKVGSPYHFTKDGRRSVQGEVLIAEPPNRLAYSWDVVKEGAAREQVSRVTFDIEPHGGVVKLTVTHDNLGPKTLRDISGGWPMVVASLKSFLETGRELPAELLTSGAKESCNA is encoded by the coding sequence ATGAGTAAGCCGGACTACGTCTACGTCACCTATATCGAGACCACGGCCGAGAAGCTGTGGCATGCGCTGACATCGAGCGACTTCACCGAACGCTTCTGGTTCGGCTATCGCGTCACCTCCGACTGGAAGGTCGGCTCGCCCTACCATTTCACCAAGGACGGCCGACGCAGCGTGCAGGGCGAGGTGCTGATCGCCGAGCCGCCGAACAGGCTCGCCTACAGCTGGGACGTGGTGAAGGAAGGCGCCGCGCGCGAACAGGTCTCGCGCGTGACGTTCGACATCGAACCACACGGCGGGGTCGTCAAGCTGACCGTGACGCACGACAATCTCGGTCCGAAGACGCTGCGCGACATCTCCGGCGGCTGGCCGATGGTCGTTGCAAGCCTGAAGAGCTTCCTGGAGACCGGACGCGAACTGCCGGCCGAGCTGCTGACGAGCGGCGCGAAGGAGAGCTGCAATGCCTAA
- a CDS encoding acyl-CoA synthetase, whose amino-acid sequence MLQEAKTYDELYSNFRWDVPARFNMATACCDRHADGSGRLALVYVDEDGRTTRTSFDEVADASRRFANVLTADGLVRGDRVAVFLSQSLELPVAHLAAFRAALISIPLFALFGEDALEFRLSNSAAKAVITDEAGWEKIAKIRDRLPELKSVYIVGEKTPAGTKSFWNAIESASPEFATVDTSADDPALIIYTSGTTGNPKGALHAHRVVLGHLPNVEMCHNFLPRPGDLMWTPADWAWIGGLINGLFAFWYHGIPMVGHRARKFEPQAAMQMMAELGIRNVFLPPTALKLMRQADVKNSGVRLRSIFTGGESLGGELLGWVRETFGIDAHEVFGQTECNLVIGSNSNLFPIRPGSMGRATPGFDVRIVNDKGEELPRGQRGIIGVRQPCSCTMIEYWRNPEATRKKYAGEFLLTGDLGVQDDDGYFWYVSREDDVITTAGYRVGPSEIEHTLMKHPAVAMSAVVGIPDPIRTESIKAWIVLRPGYAPSDALAREIQEFVKVQLAAHEYPRFVQFADSLPMTATGKVLRRELRALG is encoded by the coding sequence ATGCTTCAGGAAGCCAAAACCTACGACGAGCTCTACAGCAACTTCCGCTGGGACGTTCCCGCGCGCTTCAACATGGCGACGGCCTGCTGCGACCGCCATGCCGACGGCTCGGGCCGGCTCGCGTTGGTCTATGTCGACGAGGATGGCCGCACCACGCGCACCTCGTTCGACGAGGTCGCAGACGCCTCGCGCCGCTTCGCCAATGTGCTGACCGCCGACGGCCTGGTGCGCGGCGACCGTGTCGCGGTGTTCCTGTCGCAATCGCTGGAATTGCCGGTCGCGCATCTTGCGGCGTTTCGCGCGGCGCTGATCTCGATCCCGCTGTTTGCGCTGTTCGGCGAGGACGCGCTCGAATTCCGCCTGTCGAACTCCGCGGCGAAAGCCGTCATCACCGATGAAGCCGGCTGGGAGAAGATCGCCAAGATCCGCGATCGCCTGCCCGAGCTGAAGAGCGTCTACATCGTCGGCGAAAAGACGCCGGCCGGTACGAAGTCATTCTGGAACGCGATCGAGTCGGCATCACCGGAATTCGCGACCGTCGACACGTCGGCCGACGATCCCGCATTGATCATCTACACCTCGGGCACCACAGGCAATCCGAAGGGCGCGCTGCATGCGCATCGCGTCGTGCTCGGCCATCTGCCCAATGTCGAGATGTGCCACAATTTCCTGCCGCGACCCGGCGACCTGATGTGGACGCCGGCCGACTGGGCCTGGATCGGCGGGCTGATCAACGGCCTGTTCGCGTTCTGGTACCATGGCATTCCGATGGTCGGTCACCGCGCCCGCAAGTTCGAGCCGCAGGCCGCGATGCAGATGATGGCTGAACTCGGCATCCGCAACGTGTTCCTGCCGCCGACCGCGCTGAAGCTGATGCGGCAGGCGGATGTAAAGAATTCCGGCGTCAGGCTGCGCAGCATCTTCACCGGCGGCGAGTCGCTCGGCGGCGAATTGCTTGGCTGGGTCCGCGAGACCTTCGGCATCGATGCCCATGAGGTGTTCGGGCAGACCGAATGCAACCTCGTGATCGGCAGCAACTCCAATCTGTTTCCGATCCGTCCGGGCTCGATGGGCCGCGCCACGCCGGGCTTCGACGTCCGCATCGTCAACGACAAGGGCGAGGAATTGCCGCGGGGCCAGCGCGGCATCATCGGCGTGCGCCAGCCGTGCTCCTGCACCATGATCGAGTATTGGCGCAATCCGGAAGCGACGCGCAAGAAATACGCCGGCGAATTCCTGCTGACCGGCGATCTCGGCGTCCAGGATGACGACGGCTATTTCTGGTACGTCAGCCGCGAGGACGACGTCATCACCACGGCCGGCTATCGCGTCGGCCCGTCCGAGATCGAGCACACGCTGATGAAGCATCCGGCGGTCGCGATGTCGGCGGTGGTCGGCATCCCCGATCCGATCCGCACCGAATCGATCAAGGCCTGGATCGTGCTGCGGCCCGGCTATGCGCCGAGCGACGCGCTGGCGCGCGAGATCCAGGAGTTCGTCAAGGTGCAGCTCGCCGCCCACGAATATCCGCGCTTCGTGCAGTTCGCCGACAGCCTGCCGATGACGGCGACGGGCAAGGTGCTGCGGCGCGAGTTGCGGGCGCTGGGCTAG
- a CDS encoding PaaI family thioesterase → MTDSATPKPAYGVSSIEVMASMPGLDFVRGIFARTLPEPPIMENVEPFDCTAEPGHVVIHSIPGLRHYNPIGSVHGGYVAILLDSAMALAVQTTLPKGSGYTTLEFKISFVRGMSQDTGKIRTEGRVLNAGRRASTAEGRITDGNGKLIAHATTTCMVFELPKNT, encoded by the coding sequence ATGACCGACAGCGCCACCCCAAAGCCCGCATATGGCGTCTCCTCGATCGAGGTGATGGCGTCGATGCCGGGGCTCGACTTCGTGCGCGGCATCTTCGCCCGCACCTTGCCGGAGCCGCCGATCATGGAAAACGTCGAGCCGTTCGACTGCACCGCCGAGCCGGGTCATGTGGTGATCCACAGCATCCCCGGCCTGCGCCACTACAACCCGATCGGCTCGGTGCATGGCGGCTATGTCGCGATCCTGCTCGATTCCGCGATGGCGCTCGCGGTGCAGACCACACTGCCGAAAGGTTCGGGCTACACCACGCTGGAGTTCAAGATCTCCTTTGTCCGCGGCATGAGCCAGGACACCGGCAAGATCCGCACCGAGGGCCGGGTGCTCAACGCCGGCCGTCGCGCTTCGACCGCCGAAGGCCGCATAACCGATGGGAACGGCAAGCTGATCGCGCATGCGACGACGACCTGCATGGTGTTCGAGCTACCCAAAAACACCTGA
- a CDS encoding LVIVD repeat-containing protein translates to MGGRVTAACCCTFVVVLLANSASAQQQKIGDPPEASNMRLVGTSDLQARSAYQPTIHHQGDRWIAYIGHHGGTDDIPDPVNPMTGKAEPNGTSIVDVTDPAHPKYLRHIPGQEGKYESGGAQMVRICDGKDLPKGDRNAVYMLRTFGSEAHEIWNVADPANPVLVTRIGGLKDTHKNFWECEAGIAFLVSGAPDWRTRRMTQIYDLSDPAQPKKIRDFGLPGQEPGATGAVPTELHGPISTGPKSNRVYFGYGTDKGGFLQIVDREKLLNGPKEPTPDNLKFPEIARMPLSAMNGAHTVFPMPDIPIAEFANDKDGKSRDIVMIVDEAIQNECGEARQMVWFADVTTEARPMLISSYTVPEASGAFCERGGRFGSHSSNESMAPIYYKKLAFIAFFNAGVRALDIRDPYHPREVGYFIPAITAATDKRCVTIDGKDRCKVAIQTNNVETDERGYIYAVDRANTGLHILELTGAARAVAGLP, encoded by the coding sequence ATGGGTGGTCGCGTTACGGCAGCTTGCTGCTGCACGTTTGTAGTTGTCCTGCTCGCAAACAGCGCGAGCGCCCAGCAGCAGAAGATCGGCGACCCGCCCGAAGCCTCCAACATGCGGCTGGTTGGAACCAGCGACCTGCAGGCACGCAGCGCCTATCAGCCGACCATCCATCACCAGGGCGACAGATGGATCGCCTATATCGGCCATCACGGCGGCACCGACGACATTCCCGATCCCGTCAACCCGATGACCGGCAAGGCCGAGCCGAACGGCACCTCGATCGTCGACGTCACCGATCCCGCGCATCCGAAATATCTGCGGCACATTCCCGGCCAGGAAGGCAAATATGAATCCGGCGGCGCGCAGATGGTGCGGATCTGCGACGGCAAGGATCTGCCGAAGGGAGATCGCAACGCGGTCTACATGCTGCGCACCTTCGGCAGCGAGGCGCATGAGATCTGGAACGTCGCCGATCCCGCCAATCCCGTGCTGGTCACCCGGATCGGCGGGCTCAAGGACACGCACAAGAACTTCTGGGAATGCGAGGCCGGCATCGCCTTCCTGGTGTCGGGCGCGCCGGACTGGCGCACCCGGCGCATGACGCAAATCTATGATCTCTCCGATCCGGCGCAGCCAAAGAAGATCAGGGATTTCGGACTGCCGGGGCAGGAGCCGGGCGCGACCGGTGCGGTGCCGACCGAACTGCACGGGCCGATCTCGACCGGGCCGAAGAGCAACCGCGTCTATTTCGGCTACGGCACCGACAAGGGCGGCTTCCTGCAGATCGTTGATCGCGAGAAGCTGTTGAACGGGCCGAAGGAGCCGACGCCGGACAATCTGAAATTCCCCGAGATCGCGCGGATGCCGCTGTCGGCGATGAACGGCGCGCACACGGTATTCCCGATGCCGGACATACCGATCGCGGAATTCGCCAATGACAAGGACGGCAAGAGCCGCGATATCGTGATGATCGTCGACGAGGCGATCCAGAACGAATGCGGCGAGGCGCGGCAGATGGTGTGGTTCGCCGACGTCACCACCGAGGCGCGGCCGATGCTGATCTCGAGCTATACGGTGCCCGAGGCCTCCGGCGCGTTCTGCGAGCGCGGCGGCCGGTTCGGCTCGCATTCGTCGAACGAGAGCATGGCGCCGATCTATTACAAGAAGCTCGCCTTCATCGCCTTCTTCAACGCCGGCGTCCGCGCGCTCGATATCCGCGATCCCTATCACCCCAGGGAAGTCGGGTACTTCATTCCCGCCATCACAGCGGCGACCGACAAGCGCTGTGTCACGATCGACGGCAAGGACCGCTGCAAGGTCGCAATCCAGACCAACAATGTCGAGACCGACGAGCGCGGCTACATCTACGCGGTCGACCGCGCCAACACCGGCCTGCACATTCTCGAACTGACCGGCGCGGCGCGGGCCGTCGCCGGTCTGCCGTGA
- the carA gene encoding glutamine-hydrolyzing carbamoyl-phosphate synthase small subunit, with protein sequence MTTPENAPAWPDHKPTALLVLADGTVLEGFGLGAEGHAVGEVCFNTAMTGYEEILTDPSYAGQIITFTFPHIGNVGTNEEDIETVNMAATPGARGVILRSAITDPSNYRATRHLDQWLKARGIIGLSGIDTRALTALIRSKGMPNAVIAHARSGEFDLHGLKEEAREWPGLEGMDLVPMVTSGQRFTWDETPWEWGKGFGQQTAPEFNVVAIDYGIKRNILRLLAGVGAKVTVVPATTAAEDILAMKPDGVFLSNGPGDPAATGKYAVPVIQKVIASGTPTFGICLGHQMLGLAVGAKTMKMHQGHHGANHPVKDETTGKVEITSMNHGFAVDQATLPAGATQTHISLFDGSNCGIALEGKPVFSVQYHPEASPGPRDSHYLFQRFADLMRKKKQAA encoded by the coding sequence ATGACAACCCCCGAAAACGCTCCTGCCTGGCCGGACCACAAACCGACCGCGCTCCTTGTGCTCGCCGATGGTACCGTGCTGGAAGGCTTCGGTCTCGGCGCGGAAGGCCACGCCGTCGGCGAGGTCTGCTTCAACACCGCGATGACCGGCTATGAGGAGATCCTCACCGATCCGTCCTATGCCGGCCAGATCATCACCTTCACCTTCCCGCATATCGGCAACGTCGGTACCAACGAGGAAGACATCGAGACGGTGAACATGGCCGCGACGCCAGGCGCGCGCGGCGTGATCCTGCGCTCGGCGATCACCGATCCCTCGAATTACCGTGCCACCCGCCACCTCGACCAGTGGTTGAAGGCGCGCGGCATCATCGGCCTGTCCGGCATCGATACCCGCGCGCTGACCGCGCTGATCCGCTCCAAGGGCATGCCCAACGCCGTGATCGCGCACGCCAGGAGCGGCGAGTTCGACCTGCACGGCCTGAAGGAAGAGGCCCGCGAATGGCCGGGCCTCGAGGGCATGGACCTGGTGCCGATGGTCACCTCCGGCCAGCGCTTCACCTGGGATGAGACCCCCTGGGAGTGGGGCAAGGGTTTTGGCCAGCAGACCGCGCCGGAGTTCAACGTGGTCGCGATCGACTACGGCATCAAGCGCAACATCCTGCGCCTGCTCGCCGGTGTCGGCGCCAAGGTGACGGTGGTGCCGGCGACGACGGCGGCCGAAGACATCCTGGCGATGAAGCCGGACGGCGTGTTCCTGTCGAACGGCCCCGGCGATCCCGCCGCGACCGGCAAATATGCCGTGCCCGTCATCCAGAAGGTGATCGCTTCGGGGACGCCGACCTTCGGCATCTGCCTCGGCCATCAGATGCTCGGCCTCGCCGTCGGCGCCAAGACCATGAAGATGCATCAGGGCCATCACGGCGCCAACCATCCGGTCAAGGACGAGACCACCGGCAAGGTCGAGATCACCTCGATGAACCACGGCTTCGCGGTGGACCAGGCGACGCTGCCCGCTGGTGCGACCCAGACCCATATCTCGCTTTTCGACGGCTCCAATTGCGGCATCGCGCTCGAGGGCAAGCCGGTGTTCTCGGTGCAGTACCACCCCGAGGCCTCGCCCGGCCCGCGCGACTCGCACTATCTGTTCCAGCGTTTCGCCGATCTGATGCGAAAGAAGAAGCAGGCCGCGTAA
- a CDS encoding ArsR/SmtB family transcription factor, translating to MNEVFKALADASRRTLLDRLYDQNGQTLGELCDGLDMTRQAVTKHLVILEEANLVTTIRHGREKLHYLNPVPIHQIGERWIRKFERGKLAALSELKRQLEKRDE from the coding sequence ATGAATGAAGTCTTCAAAGCCCTTGCGGATGCCTCACGGCGGACGCTGCTTGACCGGCTTTACGATCAGAACGGGCAGACGCTCGGCGAGCTCTGCGACGGCCTCGACATGACGCGTCAGGCCGTCACCAAGCACCTTGTGATTCTCGAGGAGGCCAACCTCGTCACCACGATCAGGCATGGCCGCGAGAAGCTGCACTACCTCAACCCGGTTCCGATCCATCAGATCGGCGAGCGGTGGATCAGGAAGTTCGAGCGCGGGAAGCTCGCCGCGCTCAGCGAATTGAAACGACAATTGGAGAAGCGTGATGAGTAA
- a CDS encoding SRPBCC family protein, with the protein MPKPEFLYVTYIETTPDRLWDALTSSSFTRQYWFDTELKSDWKVGSPLALVMGGKTTDTGEILEADRPRRLAYTFKHVLDEDMRKEPATKVVFTLEPHGKIVKLTVTHEGFGAGSKLLDGISKGWPAILSALKSLLETGKAVTIPPAALGIDGFE; encoded by the coding sequence ATGCCTAAGCCCGAATTCCTCTACGTGACCTATATCGAAACCACGCCGGACAGATTGTGGGACGCGCTGACCAGCAGTAGCTTCACGCGGCAGTACTGGTTCGACACCGAGCTGAAATCGGACTGGAAGGTCGGCTCGCCGCTCGCGCTGGTGATGGGCGGCAAGACCACCGATACCGGCGAGATCCTCGAGGCCGACCGGCCGCGGCGCCTCGCCTACACCTTCAAGCACGTGCTCGACGAAGACATGCGCAAGGAGCCGGCGACCAAAGTGGTCTTCACGCTCGAGCCCCATGGCAAGATCGTGAAGCTGACCGTGACCCATGAGGGCTTCGGCGCCGGCAGCAAGCTGCTCGACGGCATTTCCAAGGGCTGGCCGGCGATCCTGTCCGCGCTCAAGAGCCTGCTCGAGACCGGCAAGGCGGTCACAATCCCGCCTGCCGCGCTCGGGATCGACGGCTTCGAATGA